GGTCACCGGGCCGGCGCGGCCGATGGGGCTCTTGCCCTCGCCGCCGCCGTGCGGGTGATCGACGGGGTTCATGACGCTGCCGCGGACCGTGGGCCGCCAGCCCATGTGGCGCTTGCGGCCGGCCTTGCCGATCTGCACGTTTTCGTAGTCGATGTTGCCGACCTGGCCGATGGTGGCGCGGCAGTTCATGCGCACGTAGCGCACCTCGCCGGACGGGAGCCGAACCTGGGCCATCTTGCCCTCCTTGGCCATGAGCTGGGCCGCGGTGCCCGCGCCGCGCGCGATCTGGCCGCCCTTGCCGGGGTAGAGCTCGATGTTGTGGATAAAGGTGCCGAGCGGAATGGCGCTGATGGGCAAGCTGTTGCCCGGCTTGATGTCCGCGCCTGTCCCCGACATCACCGCGTCGCCCACCTTGAGGCCGACCGGCGCCAAGATGTAACGCCGCTCCCCGTCTTCATACGCGAGCAGGGCGATGTTGGCGGAGCGGTTGGGGTCGTACTCCAGCGCCAGCACGGAGGCCGGGATATCGACCTTGTCGCGTTTGAAGTCGATGACGCGGTATTTGCGCTTGTGCCCGCCGCCGCGGTGGCGCACGGTGAT
This genomic interval from Oscillospiraceae bacterium contains the following:
- the rplB gene encoding 50S ribosomal protein L2, whose protein sequence is MAIKYFRPTTPSRRHMSVLSFEDLTKKPPERKLTEALRGKAGRNSYGRITVRHRGGGHKRKYRVIDFKRDKVDIPASVLALEYDPNRSANIALLAYEDGERRYILAPVGLKVGDAVMSGTGADIKPGNSLPISAIPLGTFIHNIELYPGKGGQIARGAGTAAQLMAKEGKMAQVRLPSGEVRYVRMNCRATIGQVGNIDYENVQIGKAGRKRHMGWRPTVRGSVMNPVDHPHGGGEGKSPIGRAGPVTPWGKPTLGYKTRKKKNLTDKFIVKRRGAK